The genomic segment TGGTCGTCGACGTGCTGGATGCAGGCCTGGGCATTCTCGAGGACTTCGACATGCGTGCCAGCCACAGTCTGGGCCTGTCCATCGTGCGCACGCTGGTGGAGGACCTGGGTGGGACCTTCACACTGGGCAACCGTGACGACGGTCCGGGAGCCCGTGCGCGCGTGGTGCTGCCGCTGGCGGAGCACCGGGGTGGCAACTGAGCCCACACACGAGGACAGCCGCCCGGCGAACCGGGCGGCTGTCCTCGTTGATCAGCTGTGTGGGGTCAGGAATTCCGGAGGCGGGAGCGGGCCTGGCGACGCTTCATGGCTCGTCGCTCGTCCTCGCTGAGGCCTCCCCAGACACCGTGGTCCTGACCGGCCTCGATGGCCCAGGCCAGACACTGTTCACGCACCTCGCAGCGTCGACAGACCTTCTTG from the Luteococcus japonicus genome contains:
- a CDS encoding WhiB family transcriptional regulator, yielding MDWRHKAACLTEDPELFFPIGNTGPAILQIEEAKKVCRRCEVREQCLAWAIEAGQDHGVWGGLSEDERRAMKRRQARSRLRNS